A window of the Bradyrhizobium diazoefficiens genome harbors these coding sequences:
- a CDS encoding ABC transporter permease translates to MLNFLARRLAQIVPTLFFVSLLIFSLQQLLPGDPALVMAGEERDPAVIEQIRHQYRLDQPVPVQYAYWMKGVLSGDFGESLRNKMPVRELIAQKLPVTLQLGSMAIIIAFLIGIPAGIVAAVKKGTAWDYGANFFALWGISTPNFWLGIMLIFLFSIELGWLPASGYVPLTENWRASLAATIMPAFVLGNAIAAVLMRHTRSAMLQVLESDYVRTARAKGLSERSVILKHAMRNALTPIITLGALELGTLLSGAVLTEQIFSIPGFGKLIVDAVFNRDYAVVQGVVLVTATVYITLNLVADVAYILVNPRLRG, encoded by the coding sequence ATGCTGAATTTCCTCGCCCGCCGGCTTGCGCAGATCGTACCGACACTGTTCTTTGTGTCGTTGCTGATCTTCTCGCTGCAGCAATTGCTGCCGGGCGATCCCGCCCTGGTGATGGCGGGAGAAGAGCGCGATCCGGCCGTGATCGAGCAGATCCGCCACCAATACCGGCTCGATCAGCCGGTCCCCGTGCAGTACGCCTACTGGATGAAGGGCGTGTTATCGGGCGATTTCGGCGAGTCCCTGCGTAACAAGATGCCGGTGCGCGAGCTGATTGCGCAAAAGCTGCCGGTGACACTGCAACTCGGTTCGATGGCGATCATCATCGCCTTCCTGATCGGCATTCCCGCCGGGATCGTCGCCGCCGTGAAGAAGGGAACGGCCTGGGACTACGGCGCCAATTTCTTCGCGCTATGGGGCATCTCGACGCCAAACTTCTGGCTCGGCATCATGCTGATCTTCCTGTTCTCGATCGAGCTCGGCTGGCTGCCGGCCTCGGGCTATGTGCCGCTCACCGAGAACTGGCGCGCGAGCCTGGCTGCCACCATCATGCCCGCTTTCGTGCTCGGCAATGCGATTGCCGCGGTCCTGATGCGGCATACCCGCAGCGCCATGCTCCAGGTGCTGGAAAGCGATTACGTCCGCACCGCGCGCGCCAAGGGGCTCTCCGAGCGTTCCGTGATCCTGAAACATGCCATGCGCAACGCGCTGACGCCGATCATCACGCTCGGCGCGCTCGAGCTCGGCACGCTGCTGTCCGGCGCCGTGCTGACCGAGCAGATCTTCTCCATTCCCGGCTTCGGCAAGCTGATCGTGGACGCCGTGTTCAACCGCGACTATGCCGTCGTGCAGGGTGTGGTGCTGGTGACCGCCACGGTCTACATCACCCTCAATCTGGTTGCCGACGTCGCCTACATCCTCGTCAACCCGCGGCTGAGGGGCTAG
- a CDS encoding ABC transporter permease yields the protein MTDAALSGPLVQADELDSPARRARRHLFKRKAAVAGLVVLTIVILLALLAPLIVPYDPIATSWSLVRKPPTFTHWFGTDELGRDILSRVVYGARASLLAGLISVAIALGIGVPLGLLAGYRGGFVDALISRITDAMLACPFLILAIALAAFLGPSLGNAMIAIGISATPIFIRLTRGQVLSVKAEDYVEAARALGNPPWRIAVSHILPNILPALLVQATLSIAAAIIAEAALSFLGLGQQPPAPSWGSMLNAAQRFLTQAPWMAIWPGLAIFLVVLSLNLLGDGLRDALDPRQR from the coding sequence ATGACCGACGCCGCCCTGTCGGGCCCCCTTGTGCAAGCGGACGAACTGGACAGCCCGGCGCGCCGCGCGCGGCGTCACCTGTTCAAGCGCAAGGCAGCGGTTGCGGGCCTCGTGGTCCTCACCATCGTCATCCTGCTCGCGCTGCTCGCCCCTCTGATCGTGCCCTACGACCCCATCGCGACGAGCTGGAGCCTGGTGCGCAAGCCGCCCACATTCACGCACTGGTTCGGCACTGACGAGCTTGGCCGCGATATCCTGAGCCGCGTCGTCTACGGCGCGCGGGCCTCGCTGCTTGCGGGCCTGATCTCGGTCGCGATCGCCCTCGGCATCGGCGTGCCGCTCGGCCTTCTCGCCGGCTATCGCGGCGGGTTCGTCGATGCGCTGATCAGCCGGATCACCGATGCGATGCTGGCCTGCCCGTTCCTGATCCTGGCGATTGCGCTGGCGGCGTTCCTCGGTCCGAGCCTCGGCAACGCCATGATCGCGATCGGCATCTCGGCAACGCCCATCTTCATCCGCCTGACCCGCGGCCAGGTGCTGAGCGTCAAGGCCGAGGACTATGTCGAAGCGGCACGCGCACTCGGCAATCCGCCTTGGCGCATCGCTGTCTCGCACATCCTGCCGAACATCCTGCCCGCACTGCTGGTTCAGGCGACGCTCTCGATCGCAGCCGCCATCATCGCCGAGGCGGCGCTATCGTTCCTCGGCCTCGGCCAGCAGCCGCCGGCGCCATCCTGGGGCAGCATGCTTAACGCAGCGCAACGCTTCCTGACCCAGGCGCCCTGGATGGCGATCTGGCCGGGGCTTGCGATCTTCCTCGTGGTGCTGTCGCTGAACCTGCTTGGCGACGGCCTGCGCGACGCCCTCGACCCGCGGCAGCGTTAG
- the cnbZ gene encoding 2-amino-5-chloromuconate deaminase CnbZ, whose amino-acid sequence MTREFSAGNYRFIPSVFQYSAGAAADDGYEIERVRFDRLVPLAEGFALAAKFIQEAGRPLTAFCACELRSPAAFSEEGFRAFNLHYVKTLSEWGIFDGTTNPVARSNVCPEIDPPSEPSFYAFSFTFPTSSKAPSFVIAGGAEAREGGGSYVERTVRYRDLSPEGLREKVRFTTTSQMENRMTAFGFGWKDTTGVQAYSVHDFHHALVDELVRRGALRSGLTWHFARPPVVDLEYEMDCRRVMREVVI is encoded by the coding sequence ATGACGCGTGAATTCTCCGCCGGCAACTATCGGTTCATTCCCTCCGTGTTTCAGTATTCGGCTGGTGCGGCCGCCGATGACGGCTATGAGATCGAGCGCGTCCGGTTCGATCGCCTCGTGCCTCTGGCCGAGGGGTTTGCGCTTGCGGCAAAGTTCATTCAGGAGGCAGGGCGCCCGTTGACGGCGTTCTGTGCCTGCGAGCTGCGCTCGCCGGCTGCCTTCAGCGAGGAGGGCTTCCGCGCATTCAACTTGCATTACGTCAAGACGCTGTCGGAATGGGGCATCTTCGACGGCACCACCAATCCGGTGGCGCGCAGCAATGTCTGTCCCGAGATCGATCCGCCGTCGGAGCCGTCGTTCTACGCGTTCTCCTTCACGTTCCCAACAAGCTCCAAAGCGCCGTCCTTCGTCATTGCTGGCGGTGCCGAGGCGCGCGAGGGCGGCGGCAGCTATGTCGAGCGCACGGTACGCTACCGCGACCTCAGCCCGGAGGGGTTGCGCGAGAAGGTGCGATTCACCACGACGTCGCAGATGGAGAACCGGATGACGGCGTTCGGATTCGGTTGGAAGGACACGACCGGCGTACAGGCCTATTCCGTGCACGACTTCCACCATGCGCTTGTCGACGAGCTTGTCCGCCGTGGCGCGCTGCGCTCGGGCCTCACCTGGCACTTCGCGCGGCCGCCGGTGGTCGACCTCGAATATGAGATGGATTGCCGCCGCGTGATGCGCGAGGTGGTGATCTAA